TCCCTGGGCCGCCCCCCCGATCTTGCCGTTCTTCGAGGAGATGTCGTTTATCGGCTCGTAGTAGGCCTCGATTCCGAGCGAGCGGAACGCCTCCACGACCCACTCGTCGAGGAAAGCGTAGGAGTCCACCGTCGACATCCCGGCGACCAGCTCCAGGGGAGCGTAGATCGAGAAGGTGATTATGTTCTCGGGCTCGACGAACATCGCGCCGCCGCCGGTGGTGCGGCGGATGATCTCAACGCCCTCCCTGCGCGCTTCCTCCTCGTTTACCTCGTTGCTCACGGACTGGAAGCGGCCGATCACGACCTCGTCCTTGTGGCGCCCCCAGAAGCGCAGCGTCGGCGGGCGCTCTCCGGAGCCGACCCTGCGGGTCAGAACCTCGTCTATGGCGACGTTCACCGGCGGGTCGACCGGCTCCCCGCGGATCAGACGCCACCGGTAGCGCTTCCAGCGATCCTCCAGGCTCATGACGAGAGCGCCCTCCTCACAGCCCGCGCGACGGCCTCGGGCGAGAAGCCGACCATCTCGGCCTCCGGCGGGAGCGCCTCCCTGATGCGCGCGGCCAGTTCCTCCTCCGCGAGCGTGGCCGGCGCCCCCTCCAGCGCCCCCGTGATCGCCGAGAGCGCCTCCGGAGGGTCGAGGAAGAAGTCGCCGCTTACGCGCACGCCCCTCAGCACCCCACCCTCGACCTCGAGGTCGGCGACGACGAGCTTGCCGCCGCGGCTCTTGTACTCTCCGTGCATCCTGAAAGAGAGTTTACCCCGGATCTCCGGGAGGTCTTGCACTCGCCGGATCTCCCGCTAATAACGAGGCTGGGACGAACGAGACGTAGTAACGAGCAGGAAAGGAGGTGGTGTTCCATGGCTCTTGCTCCGATCCGTGGGTTCTGGGACATTCAGAGTGAGTTCGACCGCATGTTCGACGAGATGGTAGGCAGCCTGTTCGGCAGGCGCCGGGGTGGCCAGGAGAGGCTCTGGGCGCCGCCGATGGAGGTGTACGCCCACGGCGGGGACCTGGTGATCCACGTCGACCTGCCGGGCGTGACGCTGGATGACGTGGACATCACCCTCGAGGGGACGACGCTCACGATAAGCGGCCAGCGTAAGGGCACCGAGGAGGAGGTCAACCACTACCTGCAGGAGCTGCCCTACGGTGCGTTCCGCAGGAGCATGACCGTCCCCGAGGGGGTCGATGCGGATAGCGTCAAGGCCCGGCTCGAGAACGGCGTGCTCGAGGTCGTCCTGCCCGGCGCGGTCTCCGAGGTGGCCCCGAAGAAGATAGCCATCGAGGCCGGCGAGAGCAGGAAGACCCTGGAGGGCAGCGCCTCCTGAGCCACCCTGCACCCCGGCACGTCCGGGTAGCTTGAGCGAGAGGCCCGTGTCCCGGCGCGGACACGGGCCTCTCTTGCGTTTGGGAGAGGTGTTCGAAAGGTATATATATGACAGAAAGAGTCCAACTCTTATCGAGGGAGTCTGGACATGAGTCTGGATCTTGGAGGTGTGCGAGATGGTATCTCATGGCAGGGTGGCCGTTCCGGTCAGGGTTCACGACGATGAGAGGACTCTACTCGAGAGGGCTGCCCGGGGTGAGCGGGAGGCCCGGCGGCGTCTGATCGAATCTCACCTCGGGCTGGTGGCCGCCATCGCCCGGCGCTACGCGCGCAGGTGGGGTGTACCATTCGAAGATCTCCTGCAGGAGGGGGCGCTCGCTCTGGTGCAGGCCGTCGACCACTACGACCCGTCCAGGGGAATGAAGCTCTCGACCTACGCGAACTGGTGGGTGAGCCGGGCCGTGAGGCGGGCCGCCATGGCGTACGTGAGGCCGGTGCGAGTACCTGAGGAGGTGTGGGAACGTGCCGGGAGGGTCTCGCGCGCCGAGGAGGAGGTACGCTCGCGGCTCGGGCACGAGGCCGGAGAGCGCGCGGTGGCCTCCGCGCTCGGGTGGACCGCCGAGGAGCTCTCGGAGGTGAGGCGGGCGCTCGAGCCCGTCGCCTCGCTCGAGGCCCCGGTAGGCGAGGAAGGCGACGGGGAGCTCGCCGATGTGTTGCCCGGCGAGGCCGAGGACCCGGCG
The DNA window shown above is from Rubrobacter naiadicus and carries:
- a CDS encoding lipoate--protein ligase family protein is translated as MSLEDRWKRYRWRLIRGEPVDPPVNVAIDEVLTRRVGSGERPPTLRFWGRHKDEVVIGRFQSVSNEVNEEEARREGVEIIRRTTGGGAMFVEPENIITFSIYAPLELVAGMSTVDSYAFLDEWVVEAFRSLGIEAYYEPINDISSKNGKIGGAAQGRAHGAVLHHDTLSYEIDTARMLRILRIGQEKLSDKAIQSAEKRVGPLRRQTSLPREQIIEHMIETFAGRNTADGLTEDTLTPEELAEAERLTRELYGTRDWIYSIP
- a CDS encoding biotin--protein ligase, which encodes MHGEYKSRGGKLVVADLEVEGGVLRGVRVSGDFFLDPPEALSAITGALEGAPATLAEEELAARIREALPPEAEMVGFSPEAVARAVRRALSS
- a CDS encoding Hsp20/alpha crystallin family protein, with amino-acid sequence MALAPIRGFWDIQSEFDRMFDEMVGSLFGRRRGGQERLWAPPMEVYAHGGDLVIHVDLPGVTLDDVDITLEGTTLTISGQRKGTEEEVNHYLQELPYGAFRRSMTVPEGVDADSVKARLENGVLEVVLPGAVSEVAPKKIAIEAGESRKTLEGSAS
- a CDS encoding sigma-70 family RNA polymerase sigma factor, yielding MVSHGRVAVPVRVHDDERTLLERAARGEREARRRLIESHLGLVAAIARRYARRWGVPFEDLLQEGALALVQAVDHYDPSRGMKLSTYANWWVSRAVRRAAMAYVRPVRVPEEVWERAGRVSRAEEEVRSRLGHEAGERAVASALGWTAEELSEVRRALEPVASLEAPVGEEGDGELADVLPGEAEDPAEEAARSDARRRLAEALAALPERERRVLSLRNGFEGEPATLAEAGRELGVSRERARQIEGSALERLRRRSREFGLEGLAA